Below is a window of Frigoribacterium sp. SL97 DNA.
TAGTGAAGAATTCCTACGATGCGGATGCAAGCGAGGCCATCGTCACCATGTCGGGGCTTCGCTCTGACTCGCCCCAGATTGAGGTACGCGATGACGGCTCGGGGATGTCTTTAGCGACCTTGCGCGACATTTGGCTTGTACCTGGCCACGACCATAAGGCCCTTGACCGAGCTTTTGGCAGACGCAGCCCAGGAGGCCGTCTTCCCCTTGGGGAAAAAGGTGTTGGTCGTTTCGCAGTCCACAAGTTAGGAGCCCGAGTAGAAGTCGTCAGCAAGCGCGCTGGTCACGCCGAGTGCATCATGTCTATCGACTGGGACGTAATCGCCGATTCTGAATTCTTGGACGAAGCCGAAGTAACAATTCGCGAGAGACCTTCGGAGGTCTTTGTCGGAGACGGCGAGACCGGGACGGTCGTAACCGTTGCGTCACTCAAGGGTGATGAGTGGACCCGAGGCGAGATTCGGAAGCTCTATCGACAAATAACGTCGATATCGTCCCCATTTACGGAACGAACTGACAAATTTACTGCTCAATTGAGACTTCCAGATGAGCACCAGTGGCTTGACGAGATGCCCAATACTGCCACGTTGCTCGAGAGTGCTCCCTGGAAATTCACATTCACTCTAGATGGCAACCAATTCACGTGGGAGTTTAGTTTTCTAGGTTTCTCCGGCGTTAGCCTTGAGCCACGAACCGTAGCTGGATCGGACTACGGAGTGCTTCTCGACCCCAAGGACCTGCCAGAACGAGATCAAGCCAGGCTTGGAGTCGATGGTGCCAAGCTCCCGAAGGTTAGCCGAAGCAGTTCTGTGAATCAGACCGGCATCGGCCCAATTTCGGGGACATTTTACGTCTTTGACCGAGACCGCGACGTCTTGGCAAAGATCGGTCATAGCGCGTCAGTGCAGGAATTCCTCAACGAAAGCGGGGGAGTTCGGGTCTACAGAGATGGTATACGCGTATACAACTACGGCGAGCCAGGCGATGACTGGCTAGGGCTGGATATTCGTCGCGTAAACGCCCCAAGCAAAAGAATCAGCAATAATATTATTGTCGCCGCTGTCGACTTGTCATTGGCCGAAAGTTACCGCCTCGCGGAGAAGACTAATCGGGAGGGCTTCGTCGAGGGACCTTCCCTCTCGCGACTGCGGGCCTTCATACGTGGCGCTCTTGCAGTATTGGAAGCGGAGAGAAATAAAGATAAAACAAACCTTCGACGTCTGCTCGGGAAGCAGCGATCAAGCCTGAAGGGTGGCATTGAAAGGCCTCTGAAGCAGATCCGCACTTTGGCTAAGAAAAACAGTCTTTCTGACCAAATAGACCCCCTGATCGATCGGGCACAAAAAGCCTACGACGATATGCGCGAGATCATGCTGAGGTCGGGAATATCTGGTATGTCTCTAGTTATCGTTTATCACGAGATTGACCATGGTGTCCGTCTCCTGCACAAGGCTTTGAGGGCTGGCAGCGACG
It encodes the following:
- a CDS encoding ATP-binding protein, encoding MTVQSVESFFRPRARLLQLLGDQLIGSARLAIFELVKNSYDADASEAIVTMSGLRSDSPQIEVRDDGSGMSLATLRDIWLVPGHDHKALDRAFGRRSPGGRLPLGEKGVGRFAVHKLGARVEVVSKRAGHAECIMSIDWDVIADSEFLDEAEVTIRERPSEVFVGDGETGTVVTVASLKGDEWTRGEIRKLYRQITSISSPFTERTDKFTAQLRLPDEHQWLDEMPNTATLLESAPWKFTFTLDGNQFTWEFSFLGFSGVSLEPRTVAGSDYGVLLDPKDLPERDQARLGVDGAKLPKVSRSSSVNQTGIGPISGTFYVFDRDRDVLAKIGHSASVQEFLNESGGVRVYRDGIRVYNYGEPGDDWLGLDIRRVNAPSKRISNNIIVAAVDLSLAESYRLAEKTNREGFVEGPSLSRLRAFIRGALAVLEAERNKDKTNLRRLLGKQRSSLKGGIERPLKQIRTLAKKNSLSDQIDPLIDRAQKAYDDMREIMLRSGISGMSLVIVYHEIDHGVRLLHKALRAGSDVEKAVEQARDLVGVLDSFGDLLRRGESREQDLRKLAERAAALNSVRFQQHGIDFAIDIDRGSESEPVMSFFPFGLVLGALTNLIDNSIYWLGARWPDAVSSGSKRLLLRVDIDSFAGPAIVIADNGPGFSDSFGDSLEPFFTRRPDGIGVGLYYVNLIMNTIGGQLLEGVDLAGVDVNKYGGAALVLVFPRGK